The Geminocystis sp. NIES-3708 genomic sequence GGGATGGGATGGGGCAATCGGGCATTTCAAGGGCAGATGGTTCAGTAGATACGGTTATCACTAACGCTTTAATCCTAGATTGGTGGGGAATAATTAAAGCAGATGTGGGTATTAAAGACGGTAAAATTTTCAAAATTGGTAAAGCAGGAAACCCTGAAATTCAGCCCCAAGTGGATATTATCATCGGTGCGGTAACAGAAGTTATCGCTGGAGAAGGAATGATTTTAACTGCCGGTGGTATTGATACCCATATCCATTTTATTTGCCCTCAACAAATTGAAACCGCTCTTGCATCTGGAATTACAACTATGATTGGTGGTGGTACAGGACCAGCTACAGGCACAAATGCAACCACTTGCACCCCCGGAGAATGGCATATATACAGAATGCTAGAATCTGCTGATGCTTTTGCTATGAATATCGGTTTTTTAGGCAAAGGTAATAGTAGCCAACCAGAGGGATTAATTGAACAAGTTAAAGCGGGTGTAATGGGGTTAAAATTACATGAGGATTGGGGTACAACTCCTTGGAGTATAGATACTTGTTTAAGTATAGCTGATGAATATGATGTACAAGTTGCTATTCATACCGACACTCTAAATGAGGCGGGATTTGTGGAAGATACCATTAACGCTTTTAAAAACAGGGTGATTCATACTTATCATACGGAAGGGGCAGGAGGTGGTCACGCACCAGATATTATTAAGGTATGTGGGCAAATGAATGTTTTACCTTCTTCAACTAATCCTACTCGCCCTTATACCATGAATACCCTCGAAGAACATCTCGATATGTTGATGGTATGTCATCATTTGGATAGAGGTATTCCTGAAGATGTCGCTTTTGCTGAGTCTCGCATTCGCCGTGAAACCATTGCTGCTGAAGATATTTTACATGATTTAGGGGCTTTTAGCATGATTGCCTCAGATTCTCAAGCTATGGGTAGAGTAGGAGAAACTATTATTCGCACTTGGCAAACCGCCCATAAAATGAAGGTACAAAGAGGACATTTGAACCCCCCTCAATCCTCCCTTATCAATGGAGGAGATATGAATGATAATTTTCGGGCGAAGCGTTATGTTGCTAAATATACTATTAACCCTGCTATTACTCATGGTATCGCTGATCATGTGGGTTCGATCGAGGAAGGTAAATTAGCCGATTTGGTGTTGTGGAAACCTGCTTTTTTTGGGGCAAAACCTGAGTTAGTCATCAAAGGTGGCATGATTGCCTATGCACAAATGGGAGATGCTAATGCTAGTATTCCGACACCGCAACCGAGACACTCTCAACCGATGTTCGGTAGTTTTGGAGGTGCGATCGCATCTACATCTTTAACTTTTGTTTCTCAAGCATCTTTAGATTTAGATATTCGAGGAAAATTAGGATTACATAAGCCAACGATTGCAGTAAAAAATACTCGTAATTTAAGTAAAGCAGATATGAAGTTAAATGATTATGCACCGAATATGGAAGTTGATCCTGAAACCTATGAAGTACGAGCAGATGGAGAACTTTTAACTTGCGAACCTGTTGATGTATTACCAATGGCACAACGTTATTTCTTGTTTTAAGGCAGGACGCATTTGAGTTTACAGGTGAGGGTAGGAAATGGGCAATAGTTAAAGAGTTTTAAAAATTTTTACTGATTTTAAAAAATGCAAGTAAAATGCGTTTTAGCTTAAGTTAACCTAAGTTCGATGTCAGAAACTTTGAAAAATAAAGATTTAAAACTAATGAAATACCAAATTTTAGCCCCTGAAAAAAATTAAATTTGATAAATAAGTGTCAAAATCAATTTTAATAATGTTTGAATTAATTCTCTCCTAGTCATCTCCTCCGCCAGTCTCCTAGTCTCATCTTCGCCAACAAATTTATAGAAAACTAAGGTAAGTTAATATCTATTACCATACCGAGCCGGGGGCAGATATGGGTATTTTTTGAGTTGTGGGGGGATTTTTTTTAGGTGTATAATTAGATGGATTTTTATTCAGATTTTTATTGTTATTATTTGTAGCTTTTGACGTTTTTTTAGATCTATTTTGAGTCTTTTGAGGTGCAGTATATTTTACAACAGGGGAAGAAGGTGATGTATATGTTCTTAATTGCACTTTTTCTTTTGCAATTCTATCAGCTTTAGCTTTAGCTTGAGCCTGTAAATTTTGAATATTTTGATTTATTTTAGCAATATTTTCTTCTGTTTCAGTAATTTTATTACTTACTTGAGAACTTATTAAGAGATTAGAGTTAAATTCATTTAATTTTACGTTTATTTGTTCCCATTCTAATTTTAAATTTCGATTTTTTTTAATAGTATTAGCTGTTGAAGTTTTTTCTTTTAAGTTATCCATGTTTTTGACTAATTCTTGAAACTCTAAATTAGTTTGATTTTCTGTTTGAATTTTTTTATCAATTACAGTTAATTTATCTTGATATATTTTTAATTCTTGCTGTGCTTGATCATAAACTTTAACATCATTAGGAATATTTTTAAAATCTTTAATTATTTCTTGCATATCTTGTTGCTGTAATGTTAAATCTTCTATCTTTTTAATATTTTTTTCACGAGTCATAACTTCTTTTCCATCGACTAAAATATCATTAAAAATTTCTTGATATTGTTTATCTCTAGCACAGTTATCTAATCTTTTACAAATAGCATTGATATGGGGTGCTTGTAAAACTAAAGTGATGATAGTTAAACTAAAGACTATTATTCCAGATAAAAGTATAAAATTTTTAAAAGATTTTTCTTCTGTATTTTTAAAAGTATTTTTCTCTATTTTTTGCTCAAGATTTTCATGAATAACTGTATTGTCATTTTCAGTCTTAGTTATATTTTGTAATGGTATAATAAGATGAGTTTTCTCATTATCTAGTGTAGAATAATTATCAATACTTGTCTTATTCATCTTTTCCAAATCTGCTAAAACATCCATCGCTGAATTATATCTATCTTGAGGATATTCTTCTAGCATTTTTTCTAAAATTAATCTCAATTCTTCACTAAAATTAACATACTCTATCCAAGATTTTTTTCGACTAAAACTATTAAATAATATTTCTGGCTCTTTTCCTGTTAATAAGACTAAAGCTGTTGCACCTAAAGCATAAATATCACTATTTTGATAACATTCTCCTGTGGTTAATTGTTCTGGAGCAGAATAGCCTCTTTTACCAATTATTGTACCTTTTTTTTCTTTATAACCATGATTAATAATCTCTGTCATTTTTTCTTTAACACCGCCAAAATCTATCAAAACAGGTTTATTAATTTCAGTAGAATAAATAATATTATCAGGAGATATATCTCGATGAATAATTCTATTGTGATGTATATAATCTAATACTATAAGTAGATCTTTTAAAAATAAGACAATTTCTGATTCTGAAAATAATTTTTGTTCTATTTTTTTTGTATAAAGTAATTGCCAATAGTTATCTCCTTTAATGTATTCTTGTACAATAAAAAAATTATTATTTTCTTGAAACCAATCTAAAAATCTAGGTATTTGAGGATGCTTTAATTTTGATAAAATAGATGCTTCTTGATTAAATAAATTTAAAGATTTCTGATTAAATTCTGTCTTAATATTATCATTCGGTAAAAATTCTTTTAATAAGTATTGTTGAAAATTTTCTTGAATATTTTCTATTAAATAGGTTCTACTAAAACCGCCTTTCCCTAATTCTTTAATAATTCGATATTTATTTATTAAAATTGTGCCGTTAGATAAAGAAAGATTCATATAGATCATTAATAACTTTTTATTTAATTAT encodes the following:
- the ureC gene encoding urease subunit alpha, producing MSYFMDRRAYAETYGITVGDRLRLADTELMIEVERDYTVYGDEVKFGGGKVIRDGMGQSGISRADGSVDTVITNALILDWWGIIKADVGIKDGKIFKIGKAGNPEIQPQVDIIIGAVTEVIAGEGMILTAGGIDTHIHFICPQQIETALASGITTMIGGGTGPATGTNATTCTPGEWHIYRMLESADAFAMNIGFLGKGNSSQPEGLIEQVKAGVMGLKLHEDWGTTPWSIDTCLSIADEYDVQVAIHTDTLNEAGFVEDTINAFKNRVIHTYHTEGAGGGHAPDIIKVCGQMNVLPSSTNPTRPYTMNTLEEHLDMLMVCHHLDRGIPEDVAFAESRIRRETIAAEDILHDLGAFSMIASDSQAMGRVGETIIRTWQTAHKMKVQRGHLNPPQSSLINGGDMNDNFRAKRYVAKYTINPAITHGIADHVGSIEEGKLADLVLWKPAFFGAKPELVIKGGMIAYAQMGDANASIPTPQPRHSQPMFGSFGGAIASTSLTFVSQASLDLDIRGKLGLHKPTIAVKNTRNLSKADMKLNDYAPNMEVDPETYEVRADGELLTCEPVDVLPMAQRYFLF
- a CDS encoding serine/threonine-protein kinase; amino-acid sequence: MNLSLSNGTILINKYRIIKELGKGGFSRTYLIENIQENFQQYLLKEFLPNDNIKTEFNQKSLNLFNQEASILSKLKHPQIPRFLDWFQENNNFFIVQEYIKGDNYWQLLYTKKIEQKLFSESEIVLFLKDLLIVLDYIHHNRIIHRDISPDNIIYSTEINKPVLIDFGGVKEKMTEIINHGYKEKKGTIIGKRGYSAPEQLTTGECYQNSDIYALGATALVLLTGKEPEILFNSFSRKKSWIEYVNFSEELRLILEKMLEEYPQDRYNSAMDVLADLEKMNKTSIDNYSTLDNEKTHLIIPLQNITKTENDNTVIHENLEQKIEKNTFKNTEEKSFKNFILLSGIIVFSLTIITLVLQAPHINAICKRLDNCARDKQYQEIFNDILVDGKEVMTREKNIKKIEDLTLQQQDMQEIIKDFKNIPNDVKVYDQAQQELKIYQDKLTVIDKKIQTENQTNLEFQELVKNMDNLKEKTSTANTIKKNRNLKLEWEQINVKLNEFNSNLLISSQVSNKITETEENIAKINQNIQNLQAQAKAKADRIAKEKVQLRTYTSPSSPVVKYTAPQKTQNRSKKTSKATNNNNKNLNKNPSNYTPKKNPPTTQKIPISAPGSVW